From Deinococcus aquaticus, one genomic window encodes:
- the pdhA gene encoding pyruvate dehydrogenase (acetyl-transferring) E1 component subunit alpha: protein MLQVIAPDGAVIRPDLLPDPATRLHLYRQMRRARHFDERGWVLYRQGRLGVFPPFGGMEASQVGTAAALTKDDWLFPTYRDTGAALTLGLPIARTLAYWRTSPHGWHMPADLKVLPFYIPIATQYPQAVGAALAEQRRGTRNVAMAFIGDGGSSEGDFHEALNFAGALNAPCVFILQNNGWAISVPTRHQTRATDLSRRADGYGIPGVRVDGNDALATYHVTREAVERARSGGGPTLIETVTYRIKPHTVADDPTRYRTDADNAGWDAKDPVTRLRVHLLAEGLMTEASEADLLADIAAEFEAALAEADSYPEPTPAEILDHVFAEPTPQLKKQREEILAEHVAQTQAAQGHKEQA from the coding sequence ATGCTTCAGGTCATCGCGCCGGACGGCGCGGTCATCCGCCCGGACCTGCTGCCCGACCCCGCCACGCGCCTGCACCTGTACCGCCAGATGCGCCGCGCCCGCCACTTCGACGAGCGCGGCTGGGTCCTGTACCGCCAGGGCCGCCTGGGCGTGTTCCCGCCGTTCGGGGGCATGGAGGCCAGTCAGGTCGGCACGGCCGCCGCGCTGACCAAGGACGACTGGCTGTTCCCCACGTACCGCGATACCGGCGCGGCCCTCACGCTGGGCCTGCCCATCGCGCGGACCCTGGCGTACTGGCGGACCAGTCCGCACGGGTGGCACATGCCGGCCGACCTGAAGGTCCTGCCGTTCTACATTCCGATTGCCACGCAGTACCCGCAGGCGGTGGGCGCGGCCCTGGCCGAGCAGCGCCGGGGTACACGGAACGTCGCCATGGCCTTCATCGGGGACGGCGGCAGCAGCGAGGGGGACTTTCACGAGGCCCTGAATTTCGCCGGGGCCCTGAACGCCCCGTGCGTGTTCATCCTCCAGAACAACGGCTGGGCGATCAGCGTGCCCACCCGCCACCAGACCAGGGCCACGGACCTGAGCCGCCGCGCCGACGGGTACGGCATTCCTGGCGTACGCGTGGACGGCAACGACGCCCTGGCCACCTACCACGTGACCCGCGAGGCCGTGGAACGCGCCCGCAGCGGCGGCGGCCCTACCCTGATCGAGACCGTCACGTACCGCATCAAGCCGCACACCGTCGCGGACGACCCCACCCGCTACCGCACGGACGCCGACAACGCCGGCTGGGACGCCAAGGACCCCGTCACGCGCCTGCGCGTCCACCTGCTGGCCGAAGGGCTGATGACCGAGGCGAGCGAGGCGGACCTGCTGGCCGACATTGCCGCCGAGTTCGAGGCGGCGCTGGCCGAGGCCGACAGTTACCCCGAGCCCACCCCCGCCGAGATTCTGGATCACGTGTTCGCGGAACCCACCCCGCAACTGAAAAAGCAGCGCGAGGAGATCCTCGCCGAGCACGTCGCACAGACGCAAGCCGCACAAGGCCACAAGGAGCAGGCATGA
- a CDS encoding alpha-ketoacid dehydrogenase subunit beta, translated as MSAPTTPAPHPTTHRTMTMVAAINDALDVALGADNTVHIFGEDVGVMGGVFRATDGLQAKYGEARVFDTPLAEAGIVGMGIGMGLAGLKPIAEIQFAGFLYPALDQILSHLGRFRHRTRSRYHLPMVIRAPYGGGVHTPEQHADSPEAILAHTPGVKVVIPSTPTDAKGLLLSAINDPDPVFFFEPIKLYRSTKEDVPVGDYRIPIGKARLVTQGDDVTVICYGGMVEVAQKAAAAAQAAGIGVEVIDLRTLVPMDTDTVLASVAKTGRAVIVTEAPRTAGFHSEIAAVIAEEAIEHLRAPIVRVTGYDAPYPPFTAVEDVYRPNPVRVAKAIRQVMNY; from the coding sequence ATGAGCGCCCCCACCACCCCCGCCCCGCACCCCACCACCCACCGCACCATGACGATGGTCGCCGCCATCAACGACGCGCTGGACGTCGCGCTGGGCGCAGACAACACCGTGCATATCTTCGGGGAGGACGTGGGCGTGATGGGCGGCGTGTTCCGCGCCACCGACGGCCTCCAGGCCAAGTACGGCGAGGCGCGCGTGTTCGACACGCCGCTGGCCGAGGCGGGCATCGTGGGCATGGGCATCGGCATGGGACTGGCCGGCCTGAAACCCATCGCGGAAATTCAGTTCGCGGGGTTCCTGTACCCGGCCCTGGATCAGATCCTCTCGCACCTGGGCCGCTTCCGGCACCGCACCCGCAGCCGTTACCACCTGCCCATGGTGATCCGCGCGCCGTACGGCGGGGGCGTCCACACGCCCGAACAGCACGCCGACAGCCCCGAGGCGATCCTGGCACACACGCCCGGCGTGAAAGTCGTGATTCCCAGCACCCCCACCGACGCCAAGGGCCTGCTGCTCTCGGCCATCAACGACCCGGACCCCGTGTTCTTCTTCGAACCGATCAAACTGTACCGCTCGACCAAAGAAGACGTCCCAGTCGGGGATTACCGCATCCCCATCGGCAAAGCCCGCCTAGTCACCCAGGGCGACGACGTGACCGTCATCTGCTACGGCGGCATGGTCGAAGTCGCGCAGAAAGCCGCCGCCGCCGCGCAGGCCGCCGGAATCGGCGTGGAAGTCATCGACCTGCGCACCCTCGTCCCCATGGACACCGACACCGTGCTGGCCAGCGTCGCAAAGACCGGCCGCGCCGTGATCGTCACGGAAGCGCCCCGCACCGCCGGATTCCACAGCGAAATTGCCGCCGTGATCGCCGAGGAAGCCATCGAGCACCTGCGCGCGCCCATCGTGCGCGTCACCGGCTACGACGCGCCCTACCCGCCATTCACCGCCGTCGAGGACGTGTACCGCCCCAACCCCGTGCGTGTCGCGAAAGCGATCCGGCAGGTTATGAACTACTGA
- a CDS encoding C39 family peptidase produces the protein MRSPALLLTAALLVGAAAFGVTRLQSGANAQTAAVQQVAVPALPPAAEPAPSTPGPVESEPAPEPSPEPEPVAPTPVPVPPTPEVTPAPPPTAPTRVLPARASVPGVRHEYQRLNNCGPVTIGMALSRWGGSLNQYDIAPKLKPSGGDVNVSPDELAAFARAQGMDVHLARGGDRTLLRSLLASGFPVIVETWFVTPDSGGMGHYRLLTGYDDAAGQFSALDSYLGPLRMEYAKFDELWRSFGRTFLIVTPPSKRAALAAVLDWRADRTQEQAGVLRVAEREAARRNDAVGFLTLGQAQLDAGDARAAARTFDRAFAAAPDRTLDPTRPAWVQGGLPWRALWYSFGPLEAYTRTGQYARVLTLTGAVLRSVPTHEEAHYWRARALTGLGRTAEAQAAYREALRLRPGFEEARTRLSAL, from the coding sequence ATGCGCTCCCCTGCCCTGCTGCTGACGGCTGCCCTGCTGGTGGGGGCCGCTGCGTTCGGTGTCACTCGCCTCCAGTCGGGCGCGAACGCCCAGACGGCCGCCGTCCAGCAGGTGGCGGTGCCCGCGCTGCCGCCTGCCGCCGAGCCTGCGCCCAGCACGCCAGGGCCAGTCGAGTCGGAGCCTGCCCCCGAGCCATCTCCCGAACCTGAACCGGTGGCGCCCACCCCAGTGCCGGTGCCGCCCACACCGGAGGTCACGCCTGCGCCTCCTCCGACTGCGCCTACCAGGGTGCTGCCCGCGCGGGCCAGCGTTCCCGGCGTGCGGCACGAGTACCAGCGGCTGAACAACTGCGGGCCGGTCACGATCGGCATGGCCCTGAGCCGCTGGGGCGGCAGCCTGAATCAGTACGACATAGCCCCGAAGCTCAAGCCGTCGGGGGGGGACGTGAACGTCTCGCCGGACGAACTCGCGGCGTTCGCGCGGGCGCAGGGGATGGACGTGCACCTCGCGCGTGGCGGGGACCGGACGCTGCTGCGCTCGCTGCTGGCCTCGGGCTTCCCGGTGATCGTGGAAACGTGGTTCGTCACGCCGGACTCGGGCGGCATGGGCCACTACCGCCTGCTGACCGGGTACGACGACGCCGCCGGGCAGTTCAGCGCGCTGGACTCGTACCTGGGGCCGCTGCGCATGGAGTACGCGAAGTTCGACGAACTGTGGCGGTCGTTCGGGCGGACGTTCCTGATCGTCACGCCGCCCTCCAAACGCGCTGCCCTGGCGGCCGTGCTGGACTGGCGGGCCGACCGCACGCAGGAGCAGGCCGGGGTGCTGCGGGTTGCCGAGCGCGAGGCGGCGCGCAGGAACGACGCAGTGGGATTCCTGACGCTGGGGCAGGCGCAACTGGACGCCGGGGACGCCCGCGCCGCCGCCCGCACCTTCGACCGGGCGTTCGCCGCTGCCCCCGACCGCACCCTGGACCCCACCCGGCCCGCGTGGGTGCAGGGCGGCCTGCCGTGGCGCGCCCTGTGGTACTCGTTCGGGCCGCTGGAAGCGTACACCCGCACCGGACAGTACGCGCGGGTGCTGACGCTGACCGGCGCGGTCTTACGCTCGGTGCCCACACATGAGGAAGCGCACTACTGGCGTGCCCGCGCCCTGACTGGCCTGGGCCGCACTGCCGAAGCGCAGGCCGCGTACCGCGAGGCGCTGCGGCTGCGCCCCGGCTTCGAGGAAGCCCGCACGCGACTCTCAGCGCTGTAA